In the Scomber japonicus isolate fScoJap1 chromosome 8 unlocalized genomic scaffold, fScoJap1.pri SUPER_8_unloc_3, whole genome shotgun sequence genome, one interval contains:
- the LOC128354677 gene encoding C-C chemokine receptor type 1-like produces MSPLTFEEEMANDYNYTDYETKVKLVEPCKSDGANNLEAQISFIYYLMFLFSLVGNGLVLVIIHRFERLTTVTNILLLNLVMSSLIFMSSFPFLGVYSQLSDWIFGNVMCKIVGSVYFLGLYSSVLFLALLTLDRHLAIVYPLGAPRMRRQRYALLSCAVVWLVSSLACIPSMILYRSFYYRLDNATLCQEFPAEINDATVIHLRDSAFYIQLFLFLLFPLIVIVYCYVRIAITVISSKLVAKFKTVRLIFVIVLLFFVSWIPYNVVLLTDHGHQPCEERKRRGYVEQVTRKLAYIYFCISPIFYTFVGKKFQNYFRQMMVKRFPGLEKYISVHPVRRSNTSTKSTQNKLSSVKLSAKI; encoded by the exons ATGTCCCCGCTTACATTTGAGGAGGAGATGGCAAATGATTACAACTACACTGATTACGAAACCAAGGTGAAGCTAGTAGAACCATGTAAAAGTGACGGTGCAAACAATCTGGAAGCTCAGATTTCCTTCATCTACTACTTGATGTTTCTCTTCAGTCTGGTTGGCAACGGGCTGGTCCTGGTCATCATCCATCG GTTTGAGAGGCTGACCACCGTGACCAACATCTTGCTGCTGAACCTCGTGATGTCCTCCTTGATCTTCATGAGCAGCTTTCCGTTCCTGGGAGTCTACAGCCAGCTCTCCGACTGGATCTTTGGCAACGTTATGTGCAAGATCGTGGGCAGTGTCTACTTCCTGGGCTTATACAGCTCTGTCCTGTTCCTGGCTCTCCTGACATTAGATCGACACCTTGCAATCGTTTACCCCTTGGGTGCACCACGGATGAGGCGTCAACGCTACGCATTACTCAGCTGTGCGGTGGTGTGGCTGGTCAGCAGTCTGGCGTGCATCCCATCCATGATTCTATACAGGAGCTTTTATTACAGACTTGATAATGCAACACTCTGCCAGGAATTCCCTGCTGAAATCAACGATGCTACCGTAATCCATCTGAGAGATTCTGCTTTTTACAtccagctttttcttttcttgctctttCCTCTGATTGTCATCGTGTACTGCTATGTTAGGATCGCTATCACTGTCATATCATCCAAATTAGTCGCCAAGTTCAAGACAGTCAGGTTGATATTTGTCATTGTCCTGTTATTCTTTGTTTCCTGGATCCCATACAATGTTGTACTACTGACTGATCATGGACACCAGCCctgtgaggaaaggaagaggaggggctATGTAGAGCAAGTCACTCGTAAACTTGCCTACATTTACTTCTGCATCAGTCCCATCTTCTATACATTTGTTGGGAAGAAGTTCCAAAACTACTTCAGACAGATGATGGTGAAACGCTTCCCGGGGTTGGAGAAGTATATTTCTGTCCATCCGGTCAGGAGAAGTAATACGTCCACAAAAAGTACACAGAATAAATTGAGCAGTGTCAAACTCAGTGCCAAAATATAA